One genomic region from Eptesicus fuscus isolate TK198812 chromosome 4, DD_ASM_mEF_20220401, whole genome shotgun sequence encodes:
- the LDAF1 gene encoding lipid droplet assembly factor 1 isoform X2 yields the protein MKSPVGQYLDRHPFAALTLLVFVVMSAVPVGFFLLLVVLTSLAAFVGVMLLEGLVLSVGGVALLCVLCVLGFVSLSVSGTIIVSYVAMSSLISSWLSPRPSGVITDLLWVPPSRAGQWSPDNHRKVLRLWLHQLRPKQVKGAKLSSFNGGVCPFSQTTDTEPQRRRRPAVKSAGLQGPYQEWLTG from the exons ATGAAGTCTCCAGTGGGCCAGTACTTGGACCGCCATCCTTTTGCGGCCCTCACCTTGCTGGTGTTCGTTGTGATGTCGGCCGTCCCTGTTGGCTTCTTCCTGCTCCTCGTGGTGCTTACCTCCCTGGCTGCCTTTGTGGGAGTCATGTTACTGGAAG GGCTGGTCCTCTCTGTGGGCGGCGTCGCGCTGCTCTGCGTCCTCTGCGTCCTGGGCTTCGTGTCACTGTCCGTGTCAGGGACGATCATCGTGTCCTACGTGGCGATGTCCAGCCTCATCAGCTCCTGGCTCTCTCCCAG GCCCTCCGGCGTCATCACAGAcctgctgtgggtgccgccatccaGAGCCGGTCAGTGGTCACCTGATAACCACAGGAAGGTGCTGAGGCTCTGGCTGCACCAGCTACGTCCAAAGCAGGTGAAGGGAGCCAAACTGAGTTCCTTCAACGGCGGAGTCTGCCCTTTCTCTCAA ACCACTGACACAGAACCCCAGCGGCGACGCCGGCCGGCCGTGAAGTCTGCAGGCTTGCAGGGGCCCTACCAGGAATGGCTGACGGGCTGA